The following proteins come from a genomic window of Corynebacterium falsenii:
- a CDS encoding M23 family metallopeptidase, with protein MKISSEARRAGAHRKLDNSAKRRVAFVAVAAGAVTSAGAAGATAGAAQAEDGNAGHAPATAILAQGQGTAPAAAPEAPQTPQILEVPQAKPVSDLAGQLDSALRFAQERIAADLAARAPLAVKPADGAFTSPFGMRWGTMHKGIDIANVIGTPILSVEDGTVIDAGPASGFGQWVRVKHDDGTITVYGHVATIDVTVGQHVTAGQKIAGMGNEGFSTGTHLHFEVHPGGGEAIDPVPWLAARNIFV; from the coding sequence GTGAAGATCTCCTCTGAGGCGCGTCGCGCAGGTGCACACCGCAAGCTCGATAACAGCGCAAAGCGTCGCGTCGCTTTCGTCGCTGTCGCTGCCGGTGCCGTCACCTCCGCTGGCGCTGCAGGCGCCACCGCAGGCGCTGCTCAAGCTGAAGACGGTAACGCTGGTCACGCCCCCGCCACGGCAATCCTGGCTCAGGGTCAGGGTACCGCACCAGCGGCTGCTCCGGAGGCGCCCCAGACTCCCCAGATCCTCGAGGTTCCGCAGGCCAAGCCCGTGTCTGATCTGGCTGGCCAGCTGGACTCCGCACTGCGTTTCGCTCAGGAGCGCATCGCAGCCGATCTCGCTGCCCGCGCTCCCCTCGCTGTGAAACCCGCAGACGGTGCATTCACCTCCCCGTTCGGCATGCGTTGGGGCACCATGCACAAGGGCATCGACATCGCTAACGTCATCGGCACCCCGATCCTCTCCGTGGAGGACGGCACCGTCATCGACGCTGGCCCCGCCTCCGGCTTCGGCCAGTGGGTGCGCGTCAAGCACGATGATGGCACCATCACCGTCTACGGCCACGTTGCCACCATCGACGTCACCGTTGGCCAGCACGTGACCGCTGGTCAGAAGATCGCTGGTATGGGCAACGAGGGCTTCTCCACCGGAACTCACCTGCACTTCGAGGTGCATCCCGGCGGTGGCGAGGCCATCGACCCCGTGCCGTGGCTCGCAGCCCGCAACATCTTCGTCTAA
- a CDS encoding chorismate mutase, which produces MSDNEFRVRMPSGTDDPLSDSEIQSYREEINRLDRVIIDAIHRRSDVSKAIGKTRLGSGGTKLVYTREVAIINQFRQEFGPEGVDIAKALLQLGRGRLG; this is translated from the coding sequence ATGAGCGACAACGAGTTCCGGGTACGCATGCCTTCGGGCACCGACGACCCTCTCTCGGATTCAGAAATCCAATCTTACCGCGAGGAAATCAACCGCCTCGACCGCGTCATTATCGACGCTATCCATCGGCGCAGCGACGTGTCCAAAGCGATCGGCAAGACCCGCCTGGGTTCCGGCGGCACGAAGTTGGTGTATACCCGCGAGGTCGCCATCATCAACCAGTTCCGCCAAGAGTTTGGCCCCGAAGGTGTCGATATCGCCAAGGCTCTGCTTCAGCTCGGGCGCGGTCGGCTCGGCTGA
- a CDS encoding acid phosphatase: protein MAILNNVGKTAIAAVAATAVSLSVVPSAAAAELPDGVSVPPVAGAEAVPTYPTPVHHPGAPVPQPFSPDYVGGYISDISSYDYGVYWQPINGFEDLRANHPEVMQENLDRVVQINNEAKNNPAQIQRAQNDAMADKDGVLKAFSDALGSELGGYFLDALNENRLPKTTFLLGGGYTARAGGLASSTFAEKEYFGYERPFVVAPDRINRYESPQRDLYGTSKSFPSGHTNQATWATTLLTMALPELGPQILDRGAEAGYNRMVLGVHYPLDVIGGRITGTAAAADRWNDLKMRDAIRQAGDEIRAELQWRAGRPLADVIATDTPYRTTSQAVAEYTQRMTHGLKPVYNQNAPMIVPQAAPDLLLPKFPNLTYNQRAEVLRQTALPAGYPLDKQGPEGSWQRINLAAAYAATVDVAADGSVTVH from the coding sequence GTGGCAATTCTCAACAATGTCGGAAAAACAGCTATCGCGGCGGTTGCGGCCACTGCAGTGTCGCTGAGCGTTGTCCCCAGCGCTGCTGCTGCCGAACTCCCCGATGGTGTTTCCGTGCCCCCGGTGGCCGGTGCCGAGGCTGTGCCGACGTACCCCACGCCGGTGCATCACCCCGGCGCGCCCGTGCCGCAGCCGTTCAGCCCCGATTATGTGGGCGGCTACATCTCCGACATCAGCTCCTACGATTACGGCGTGTACTGGCAGCCCATCAACGGGTTTGAGGATCTACGCGCGAACCACCCCGAGGTCATGCAGGAGAACCTAGACCGCGTGGTGCAGATCAATAATGAGGCCAAGAACAACCCGGCCCAAATTCAGCGGGCGCAAAACGATGCGATGGCCGATAAGGACGGCGTGCTTAAGGCCTTTTCCGACGCCCTCGGATCGGAACTGGGCGGATACTTCCTCGACGCACTCAACGAGAACCGTCTTCCGAAGACCACTTTCCTGCTGGGCGGCGGCTACACCGCACGTGCTGGTGGCCTGGCTTCCTCCACCTTCGCCGAGAAGGAGTACTTCGGCTACGAGCGTCCCTTCGTTGTGGCGCCGGATCGCATCAACCGTTACGAGTCCCCGCAACGCGATCTCTACGGAACCTCCAAGTCCTTTCCCTCTGGTCACACCAACCAGGCCACCTGGGCAACCACGCTGCTGACCATGGCTCTTCCCGAGCTCGGTCCCCAGATCCTCGACCGTGGTGCCGAGGCGGGCTACAACCGCATGGTGCTCGGTGTGCACTACCCGCTCGATGTCATCGGTGGCCGCATCACCGGCACCGCCGCCGCTGCTGATCGCTGGAACGACCTGAAGATGCGCGATGCCATCCGCCAGGCCGGCGACGAGATCCGCGCGGAGCTGCAGTGGCGCGCAGGGCGCCCCCTTGCCGACGTCATCGCCACGGACACTCCCTACCGCACCACCTCGCAGGCCGTTGCGGAGTACACCCAGCGCATGACCCACGGCCTCAAGCCGGTCTACAACCAGAACGCTCCGATGATCGTGCCGCAGGCCGCCCCCGACCTGCTGCTGCCGAAGTTCCCGAACCTCACCTACAACCAGCGCGCTGAGGTGCTTCGCCAGACCGCGCTGCCGGCTGGCTACCCGCTGGACAAGCAGGGCCCGGAGGGCTCCTGGCAGCGCATCAACCTCGCTGCGGCGTACGCCGCCACGGTTGATGTGGCTGCCGACGGATCTGTCACCGTCCACTAA
- a CDS encoding alpha-keto acid decarboxylase family protein, giving the protein MRMTIGDFLIRRLKEVGITEIIGVPGDFNLNWLEQIEAADGIRFVGATNELNAAYAADGYSRSRGVSCLLTTYGLGELSALNGLAGAACEHIPMISIAGSPPLFATEKRWLLHHTLADGNFGNMLESVRPFAAVADRITPMNAVDEIDSAIRAALREKRPVHLQLPSDISHLEITVPDAPLDTSLEPSDPAQLDAVLDALLEEFSAAKNPVLLVDQDAQRHGFLTLFEQLVDKTHLPYALMSSGKALLSEQHPLFLGVYNGAASWPGVQEAVEGADLLFTCTPRFIEVNSGSFSQSISEEHTIDLGDQHVNIHGTHYVGLDTTQVLREFIDRVPTATGEMPAPADNVPEADPFEPHAEAELTHARLWPQLKEFLREGDTIITEAGTSNIGLSAQRMPANVTYINSAIWGSIGYTLPALMGSQMAAPEKRHLLFIGDGSFQLTVQELSTILREQQTPIVFLLNNAGYTIERYILGMDRQYNDIANWKYSELPAVFAANPSMDSYSVRTEGELAEALAAIERSDKSDRGAFVELHLDPKDAPAGLKAFGPMTAEFDYGPRGPRNP; this is encoded by the coding sequence ATGCGTATGACTATCGGCGATTTCCTCATCCGGCGGCTCAAGGAAGTCGGCATCACCGAGATCATCGGTGTTCCCGGAGATTTCAACCTCAACTGGCTCGAACAAATTGAGGCGGCAGACGGCATCCGGTTTGTCGGTGCCACCAACGAGCTCAACGCGGCCTACGCCGCCGACGGGTACTCCCGCAGCCGCGGCGTCTCCTGCCTGCTGACGACATATGGCTTGGGCGAGCTCTCCGCACTCAACGGCTTGGCCGGCGCGGCCTGCGAACACATCCCGATGATCTCCATTGCGGGCAGCCCACCGCTGTTTGCCACCGAGAAGCGTTGGCTTCTGCACCACACCCTAGCCGACGGCAACTTCGGCAATATGCTCGAATCCGTGCGCCCCTTCGCGGCGGTCGCCGATCGCATCACCCCGATGAACGCCGTCGACGAAATCGACAGCGCTATCCGCGCCGCCCTCCGAGAAAAGCGCCCCGTCCACCTTCAGCTCCCCTCCGATATCTCCCACCTAGAGATCACCGTTCCCGACGCCCCACTGGATACCTCCCTGGAGCCCTCCGATCCAGCGCAATTGGACGCTGTCTTGGACGCGCTGTTGGAGGAGTTCTCTGCCGCGAAGAACCCCGTTTTGCTCGTTGACCAGGATGCGCAGCGCCACGGGTTCCTCACGCTGTTCGAGCAATTGGTGGACAAGACCCACCTGCCCTACGCGCTGATGTCCTCCGGCAAGGCGCTGCTCAGCGAGCAACATCCGCTGTTCCTTGGGGTGTACAACGGTGCGGCGTCGTGGCCGGGCGTGCAAGAGGCGGTGGAAGGCGCGGATCTGCTGTTCACCTGTACCCCACGGTTTATCGAGGTCAACTCCGGCAGCTTCTCGCAATCCATCAGTGAAGAGCACACCATCGACCTCGGCGATCAGCATGTCAATATCCATGGCACGCACTACGTGGGCCTGGATACCACGCAAGTGCTACGGGAGTTCATCGACCGCGTACCTACGGCGACCGGCGAGATGCCCGCGCCTGCTGACAACGTGCCGGAAGCGGACCCCTTTGAGCCTCATGCCGAAGCAGAGCTGACTCACGCCCGGCTCTGGCCACAGCTCAAGGAGTTTCTCCGAGAGGGCGACACGATCATCACGGAAGCCGGCACGTCAAACATCGGCCTCAGCGCCCAGCGGATGCCCGCCAACGTCACCTACATCAACTCGGCCATCTGGGGCTCGATCGGATACACCCTCCCGGCGCTCATGGGCAGCCAGATGGCCGCCCCCGAAAAACGCCACCTCCTGTTTATCGGTGATGGTTCCTTCCAACTCACCGTCCAGGAATTGTCCACTATCCTCCGCGAACAACAAACGCCGATCGTGTTCCTGCTCAACAACGCGGGTTACACCATCGAACGGTACATCCTGGGCATGGATCGCCAATACAATGACATTGCGAATTGGAAATACTCAGAACTCCCCGCAGTGTTCGCAGCCAACCCCAGTATGGATTCCTATTCCGTGCGGACCGAAGGTGAGCTGGCCGAAGCCCTCGCGGCCATCGAACGGTCAGACAAATCAGACAGGGGCGCCTTCGTGGAACTGCACCTCGACCCGAAGGATGCGCCAGCCGGACTGAAGGCTTTCGGCCCGATGACTGCGGAATTCGACTACGGCCCACGGGGACCTCGAAACCCCTAG
- a CDS encoding cell division protein PerM yields the protein MSKQPDAQRPGSRRPASPSRRTPRRGTGSQRSRDVRSTRQSVTPNRNTERKTERTRRGSAAQESFVAAPSTAVGSSASRAVPTAKKGTGSGVDVKKTSAIGAWWETWKPHVRKYGPQILINHGATIGVIAVIAVIVGIGAGFSIIPATIGSLWMVFNLAPVTIGGAELGFSPLLPAMILVAIHSRRATATLGNSISVRGLRVFATLSLLIPALLTCIAWLMIWDASGVYDVSPPNLLTALVATVLVNGASVVIGMRPRVWRALLLRRQLSTWPVEAFRLAGRFLGWMTIAGAVAALISLLTNLNAFESAYAITSDTLGVIGLSLVALAYLPNIALGGAAVLLGGEFHIGNGAVSLFTADNVNLPPVPILAAIPNQTIPYGGFLLLVPAVVSVVTVYGFVRKRGYIEAPALLAIGSGAAAAFIGFCAAWLSGGELGVYGNTGPLVWLFAVELGVWLLVPATVIMVVIARAGDKVVEDVPDVPPSEDNIEAGNVEAAEDNTEAGENVAASDDKGESPAEPEDEQDTEDTADTDSTEEADNGGNGDEDSDPRERNGNAAPERDRQRGHDEN from the coding sequence GTGAGTAAGCAACCCGATGCGCAGCGCCCTGGATCCCGCCGTCCTGCCTCGCCCAGCCGCCGCACTCCCCGCAGGGGGACCGGTAGCCAGCGGTCGAGGGACGTGCGGTCTACTCGGCAGTCGGTGACCCCGAACAGGAATACTGAGAGGAAGACCGAAAGGACGCGCCGCGGCAGCGCCGCCCAGGAGAGCTTTGTTGCGGCCCCCTCCACCGCAGTCGGCAGCTCCGCCTCCCGTGCGGTGCCGACCGCGAAGAAGGGGACGGGTAGTGGCGTCGATGTGAAAAAGACATCCGCGATCGGCGCGTGGTGGGAAACATGGAAACCCCACGTTCGCAAGTACGGCCCGCAGATTCTCATTAATCACGGAGCGACCATTGGCGTGATTGCCGTGATTGCTGTGATCGTGGGCATCGGGGCCGGGTTCTCCATTATCCCCGCCACCATCGGTTCCCTGTGGATGGTGTTCAATCTCGCCCCGGTGACGATCGGCGGCGCGGAGCTTGGCTTTAGTCCGCTGTTGCCCGCGATGATTCTGGTAGCAATCCACTCGCGCCGCGCAACGGCCACGCTCGGGAACTCGATCAGCGTGCGGGGATTGCGCGTGTTCGCCACCCTCAGCCTGCTGATCCCCGCCCTGCTGACGTGCATTGCCTGGCTGATGATCTGGGACGCTAGCGGAGTTTACGACGTGTCGCCCCCGAACCTGCTGACGGCACTCGTTGCCACGGTGCTCGTCAACGGTGCCTCCGTAGTCATTGGTATGCGCCCACGGGTGTGGCGCGCCCTGCTGCTGCGCCGACAGCTGTCCACCTGGCCGGTCGAGGCGTTCCGCCTAGCGGGCCGATTCCTCGGATGGATGACGATCGCAGGCGCAGTTGCCGCGCTGATCTCCCTGCTAACGAACCTCAACGCTTTCGAAAGCGCCTACGCCATCACATCCGACACGCTCGGTGTGATCGGCTTGAGTCTTGTGGCGCTGGCCTACCTGCCGAACATTGCACTCGGCGGGGCAGCCGTGTTGCTGGGTGGAGAGTTCCACATCGGAAACGGAGCAGTCAGCCTGTTTACCGCCGACAACGTGAACCTTCCGCCCGTGCCGATTCTGGCGGCAATTCCCAACCAGACGATTCCTTACGGGGGCTTCCTCTTGCTCGTGCCGGCCGTGGTGTCCGTGGTGACGGTCTACGGCTTCGTTCGCAAGCGCGGGTACATCGAGGCGCCGGCGTTGCTGGCCATCGGCAGCGGAGCCGCGGCCGCGTTCATTGGTTTCTGTGCCGCGTGGCTATCCGGTGGCGAGCTCGGGGTCTACGGCAACACTGGGCCCCTCGTGTGGCTCTTTGCGGTCGAACTGGGCGTGTGGCTGCTGGTCCCTGCGACTGTGATCATGGTGGTTATCGCGCGTGCAGGGGACAAGGTGGTCGAGGACGTGCCGGATGTCCCGCCATCCGAAGACAACATTGAGGCGGGCAACGTTGAGGCCGCCGAAGATAATACTGAGGCGGGGGAGAACGTAGCGGCGTCGGATGACAAGGGCGAAAGCCCGGCGGAACCCGAAGACGAACAAGACACAGAAGACACAGCAGACACGGACTCAACAGAGGAAGCAGACAATGGCGGAAACGGCGATGAAGATAGTGATCCTCGCGAGCGGAACGGGAACGCTGCTCCAGAGCGTGATCGACAACGTGGACACGACGAAAATTGA
- a CDS encoding S1 family peptidase: MTVAASVVAPQATAQSLSSDPMLSYEIKPLDDLLNATGEPGPHRVPGHYFTSPQPPQAQLDIAPTALVGPSTPVIVGESVCTLAVTGVDRDGHKVGITAGHCGKAGDPVTSFDLPSTGQIGTFVRAGEPDYGVIEFNDDVQITRTYNNVTIDQLGGAQPGPFQQLCKTGVTTGTKCGPFLGVSEPFLISHICGSIGDSGGPLYQDRRLVGIVNGGVGQLPSCHTPLQGPIHAPVAGMSWNAIAADMDKVGGIGAGFALPA; encoded by the coding sequence ATGACTGTCGCAGCTTCCGTGGTGGCACCGCAGGCGACAGCCCAGAGCTTGTCATCTGACCCGATGCTGTCGTACGAGATCAAACCTCTCGATGATCTTCTCAACGCCACGGGCGAGCCTGGCCCCCACCGCGTCCCGGGTCACTATTTCACCTCGCCGCAGCCACCCCAGGCACAGCTGGACATTGCCCCCACCGCTCTGGTCGGCCCGTCCACTCCTGTGATCGTTGGCGAAAGTGTGTGCACCCTTGCCGTCACCGGTGTCGACCGTGACGGGCACAAGGTTGGCATCACCGCCGGGCACTGCGGCAAAGCTGGGGATCCCGTCACGTCCTTCGACCTTCCCTCCACGGGCCAGATCGGAACGTTCGTGCGCGCCGGTGAGCCCGATTACGGCGTGATCGAATTCAACGACGACGTGCAGATCACGCGGACCTACAACAACGTCACCATCGACCAGCTCGGTGGCGCCCAGCCCGGCCCGTTCCAGCAGCTCTGCAAGACCGGTGTCACCACGGGCACGAAGTGCGGCCCCTTCCTTGGTGTATCCGAGCCGTTCCTCATCAGCCACATCTGCGGATCCATTGGGGATTCCGGTGGCCCGTTGTACCAAGATCGCCGACTCGTCGGCATCGTCAACGGCGGGGTCGGGCAGCTGCCTTCCTGCCACACGCCACTGCAGGGACCGATCCACGCCCCAGTCGCCGGGATGTCGTGGAACGCTATCGCCGCGGACATGGATAAGGTCGGCGGGATCGGCGCCGGCTTCGCACTGCCGGCCTAG
- a CDS encoding ATP-dependent helicase, whose protein sequence is MEDAPPEDLPPEGYEDVLAAFNASRAAEAQRPARAAGESPRGDEGEHTDAILEGLNPQQKQAVMHMGSPLLIVAGAGSGKTSVLTRRIAYLLDHGVAPWQILAITFTNKAAAEMRERVTDLVGPDAERMWVSTFHSMCVRLLRANAHLVKGLNTNFTIYDSDDSKRLITMVIKDAGADLKEFAPRAVLSVISNWKNELIDPQGALAEAQGNSDSHRMQVAEFYATYQRRLRAANAVDFDDLIGEVVHILKTNPAVAEHYRRRFRHVLVDEYQDTNHAQYELVSTLVGKGDTAGELCVVGDADQSIYAFRGATIRNIEEFERDYPNATTILLEQNYRSTQTILTAANAVIDRNQGRRPKKLWTEFGDGDNIGGYVADNEHDEARFIAEQIDDLVDNHGYRYGDIAVMYRTNNASRAVEDVLVRSGLPYKVVGGTRFYERKEIRDIVAYLKVLDNPEDAVALRRIINTPRRGIGDRALSLVTVHADNHGISFASALRDAAEGKVARLSGRGRNGIAGFLEMMDGLRERMDQAEMTASDGSGLGLPDLGQIVKAVMDVTGYEEELEKSNDPQDGSRLDNLNELVSVGHEFSQEAANLKAYVDMPGEAADGEVNTAALLAEGEAELGSLQAFLERVSLVADADQIPAEEQDMVTLMTLHTAKGLEFPVVFLTGWEDGQFPHMRALGDPTELAEERRLAYVGITRAKRRLFLSRAITRSGWGTPVTNPPSRFLSEVPDELVEWIREEPSHGSYGGSYGGGYADGTSFSSSWSSGRGEDSEWTASAYSGATGATGSTGASGSSRSSRPSPQRTPARSAAGRGGARGGQAKALELEVGDKVNHDKYGLGTVTSVGHNGPFATCMIDFGSKGTVRLMLTAGVPMEKL, encoded by the coding sequence ATGGAGGACGCGCCCCCGGAAGACCTGCCACCGGAGGGGTACGAGGACGTGCTGGCGGCCTTCAACGCTTCCCGCGCGGCCGAGGCGCAACGACCCGCACGGGCAGCGGGGGAGAGCCCACGTGGGGATGAGGGTGAGCACACGGACGCGATTCTCGAGGGGCTTAACCCGCAGCAGAAGCAAGCCGTGATGCACATGGGCAGCCCGCTGCTCATCGTGGCAGGTGCGGGCTCGGGCAAGACGAGCGTGCTGACCCGCCGCATCGCCTACCTGCTGGACCACGGCGTGGCACCGTGGCAGATTCTTGCCATCACCTTCACCAACAAGGCCGCAGCGGAAATGCGCGAGCGTGTCACGGACCTGGTGGGGCCGGACGCTGAGCGGATGTGGGTGTCTACCTTCCACTCCATGTGCGTGCGCTTGCTGCGGGCCAACGCGCACCTCGTGAAGGGCTTGAACACTAACTTCACGATCTACGATTCGGACGATTCCAAGCGGCTTATCACCATGGTGATCAAGGATGCCGGTGCGGATCTCAAGGAATTCGCACCGCGGGCCGTGCTCTCGGTGATCTCCAATTGGAAAAACGAGCTCATCGACCCGCAGGGTGCGCTGGCTGAAGCCCAGGGGAATTCCGATTCCCACCGAATGCAGGTAGCTGAGTTCTACGCCACCTACCAACGGCGGTTGCGGGCGGCTAACGCGGTGGACTTCGATGACCTCATCGGAGAGGTCGTTCACATACTCAAGACCAACCCGGCCGTGGCTGAGCACTACCGCCGGAGGTTCCGCCACGTGCTCGTGGATGAGTACCAGGACACCAACCACGCGCAATATGAACTCGTGTCCACACTGGTGGGCAAGGGCGATACCGCTGGCGAGCTGTGTGTGGTGGGCGACGCTGATCAGTCGATCTATGCCTTCCGTGGAGCGACCATTCGGAACATCGAGGAATTCGAGCGGGACTATCCCAATGCCACCACGATCCTGCTGGAGCAAAACTACCGATCCACGCAGACGATCCTTACCGCTGCAAACGCGGTGATTGATCGCAACCAGGGGCGTCGACCAAAGAAGCTGTGGACCGAATTCGGCGACGGCGACAACATCGGCGGATACGTCGCCGACAATGAGCACGACGAGGCGCGGTTCATCGCCGAGCAGATCGATGATCTCGTGGACAACCACGGCTACCGCTATGGCGATATCGCGGTGATGTACCGCACGAACAATGCTTCGCGCGCGGTGGAAGACGTGCTGGTGCGCTCCGGCCTGCCCTACAAGGTAGTGGGAGGAACGCGGTTCTACGAGCGCAAGGAGATCCGAGACATCGTGGCCTACCTCAAGGTGCTCGACAACCCCGAGGATGCCGTGGCGCTGCGACGGATCATCAACACCCCGCGCCGGGGAATCGGCGACCGCGCGCTGTCGTTGGTGACGGTGCATGCAGACAACCACGGAATCTCCTTCGCCAGTGCGCTGCGGGACGCCGCTGAGGGAAAGGTCGCCCGGCTCTCCGGCCGGGGCCGCAACGGCATCGCGGGCTTCCTGGAGATGATGGACGGCCTACGCGAGCGCATGGACCAGGCGGAAATGACGGCCAGCGACGGCAGCGGCTTAGGGCTGCCGGACCTCGGGCAGATCGTCAAGGCCGTCATGGATGTCACGGGCTACGAGGAGGAACTGGAAAAGTCCAACGACCCGCAGGACGGATCGCGGTTGGACAACCTCAACGAGCTGGTGAGCGTCGGCCACGAGTTCTCGCAAGAAGCCGCGAACCTCAAGGCCTACGTGGACATGCCCGGTGAGGCCGCCGACGGGGAAGTCAACACCGCTGCGCTACTGGCGGAAGGCGAGGCGGAATTGGGGAGCCTGCAGGCGTTCCTCGAGCGCGTGAGCCTCGTGGCAGATGCTGACCAAATCCCAGCGGAAGAACAGGACATGGTCACCCTCATGACACTGCACACGGCCAAGGGGCTGGAATTCCCCGTGGTCTTCCTCACCGGCTGGGAGGACGGGCAGTTTCCGCACATGCGCGCTCTGGGGGACCCCACGGAGCTCGCCGAGGAACGCCGTCTTGCGTACGTGGGTATCACCCGTGCGAAGCGGCGGCTGTTCCTCAGCCGGGCGATCACCCGCAGCGGATGGGGCACACCGGTGACCAACCCGCCCTCACGGTTCCTCTCCGAGGTGCCCGATGAGCTTGTGGAGTGGATTCGGGAGGAACCCTCGCACGGATCCTATGGCGGTAGCTACGGTGGTGGCTATGCAGATGGCACCAGCTTTAGTAGTTCGTGGAGCTCTGGCCGTGGGGAGGATTCGGAATGGACGGCGTCTGCCTACTCGGGAGCTACTGGGGCTACCGGGTCTACAGGGGCTTCTGGGTCTTCGCGATCGTCACGCCCGAGTCCGCAGAGGACTCCCGCACGCAGCGCAGCCGGTCGTGGCGGTGCGAGGGGCGGGCAAGCCAAGGCGTTGGAGCTCGAGGTTGGCGACAAGGTCAACCACGATAAGTACGGTCTGGGGACCGTCACATCCGTGGGGCACAACGGCCCCTTCGCCACGTGCATGATCGACTTCGGCTCCAAGGGTACGGTGCGTCTCATGCTGACGGCGGGCGTGCCGATGGAGAAGCTATAG
- the purN gene encoding phosphoribosylglycinamide formyltransferase, whose translation MKIVILASGTGTLLQSVIDNVDTTKIDILAVGSDRQCEALDRAERAGIPTFRVDYIPRATDRDQWNRDLADALAGYAPDLVVSAGFMRIIGAHVVERFAGKIINTHPALLPAFPGAHAVADAMAYGVRVTGTTVHIVDSGVDTGPILDQRPVTVHSDDTVETLHERIKETERALLVDVLHRIAELGISIEGRKARIGSHD comes from the coding sequence ATGAAGATAGTGATCCTCGCGAGCGGAACGGGAACGCTGCTCCAGAGCGTGATCGACAACGTGGACACGACGAAAATTGACATCCTCGCCGTGGGCAGCGACCGGCAGTGCGAGGCGCTCGACCGCGCCGAGCGCGCCGGGATCCCCACGTTCAGGGTGGACTACATCCCCCGCGCCACCGACCGCGACCAGTGGAACCGCGACCTCGCCGACGCGCTCGCAGGCTACGCGCCGGACCTCGTGGTCAGCGCCGGTTTCATGCGCATCATCGGCGCCCACGTGGTGGAGCGTTTCGCCGGAAAGATCATCAACACCCACCCGGCACTGCTGCCGGCCTTCCCCGGAGCGCACGCCGTGGCGGACGCGATGGCCTACGGGGTGCGCGTCACCGGAACCACAGTCCATATAGTGGATAGTGGTGTGGATACCGGCCCAATCCTCGATCAGCGGCCGGTGACAGTCCACTCAGACGACACAGTTGAGACCTTGCATGAAAGAATAAAGGAAACCGAACGGGCACTGCTCGTGGACGTTTTGCACCGCATCGCGGAGCTCGGGATCAGCATCGAAGGACGAAAGGCCAGGATCGGCAGCCATGACTGA